In one Oscillatoria salina IIICB1 genomic region, the following are encoded:
- the rsmI gene encoding 16S rRNA (cytidine(1402)-2'-O)-methyltransferase yields MNDKAGNLYVVGTPIGNLEDITFRAIRILQEVDIIAAEDTRHTGKLLQHFQIITPQISYHKYNCQQRQEELLTRLLEGDKIALVTDAGMPSISDPGCELVAACLKQGIKVIPLPGANAAVTALSVAGMNGSEFVFAGFLPTKNKERQTHLETLKNETRTIIFYEAPHRLVTTLQDLAKFVGENREIFLGRELTKLHEECIKMKLGEAIAFYREKTPKGEFTLVMAGAATAEKLTISESELKVELQQMLAQGMTRSQAARQLAQVTNLSRRQIYQLDLD; encoded by the coding sequence ATGAACGATAAAGCTGGAAATCTTTATGTAGTAGGAACACCGATTGGTAATCTAGAAGATATTACTTTTCGGGCTATACGAATTTTACAAGAAGTGGATATAATTGCGGCTGAAGATACGCGCCATACAGGTAAATTATTACAACATTTTCAGATTATTACTCCACAAATTAGTTATCATAAATATAATTGCCAACAACGTCAAGAAGAATTGTTGACTCGGTTGCTGGAAGGGGATAAAATTGCTTTAGTTACTGATGCAGGAATGCCCTCGATTTCCGATCCGGGTTGTGAGTTAGTCGCTGCTTGTTTAAAGCAGGGAATAAAAGTGATTCCTTTACCTGGTGCAAATGCGGCGGTAACTGCTTTATCGGTAGCAGGAATGAATGGATCTGAGTTTGTGTTTGCAGGTTTTCTTCCTACTAAGAATAAAGAGCGACAAACTCATTTGGAAACTCTCAAAAATGAAACTCGCACGATAATATTTTATGAAGCACCTCATCGACTGGTAACAACACTGCAAGATTTAGCGAAGTTTGTTGGGGAAAATAGAGAAATTTTTCTGGGGAGAGAGTTGACAAAATTACATGAAGAGTGTATAAAGATGAAACTAGGGGAGGCGATCGCGTTTTACAGGGAAAAAACTCCTAAAGGTGAATTTACCTTAGTGATGGCAGGAGCAGCAACCGCAGAAAAGCTCACAATCTCCGAAAGTGAGTTGAAAGTAGAGTTACAGCAAATGTTAGCCCAAGGAATGACGCGATCGCAAGCTGCTCGTCAACTAGCTCAAGTAACTAATCTCTCCCGTCGGCAAATTTATCAACTGGATTTAGATTAA
- a CDS encoding YfaZ family protein, which produces MRLSGIALGSLTALVAANFPAIASEMTTWENQSSKSREFPSEINFSVGEIPAVEKVNSVTSDDSVTVTDLSSELTTTSLEISPKTNNSQTEKTNLSQRYLATTNPAKLTPQTKSEVIEFGQEIPKKNPATQPVAEITISQVAQTPFTEVPAIEAITSTVNQSSETNVVNSRGEVEMPTQTVSQEITNEPAQNSNCAAQNPDNREVSNQGAELLAQTRNCPRPQPIQPLVLPDITFEEAGSSPALSIYIPVGFGADGGTLFVSGTYQASVRDDDGDVATFGAGLGLGNAREAVGVELSYAFETEDTDDFGAGGFNAKVHRQLGRDLSVAVGWNGFANIGDNDFDHSVYGVATTVLRTRESINDPFSRVALTLGVGTGQFSEHDDDDDDGVNVFGNVAIRVNRPISLITEWSGDDLGFGLSIAPFKNIPFVITPAVRDVIGEGDEPRFVLGAGTAIKF; this is translated from the coding sequence GTGCGCCTTTCAGGTATTGCTCTCGGTAGTTTAACAGCCTTGGTAGCGGCTAATTTTCCTGCTATTGCAAGCGAAATGACGACTTGGGAAAATCAGTCATCTAAATCACGAGAATTTCCTAGCGAAATAAATTTTTCAGTTGGAGAAATACCAGCAGTTGAAAAAGTAAACTCGGTTACATCTGACGATTCTGTCACAGTGACAGACTTATCATCAGAGTTAACCACAACTTCCTTAGAAATAAGCCCAAAAACTAACAACAGCCAAACGGAGAAAACTAATCTTAGTCAGAGATATTTAGCCACAACCAACCCAGCTAAATTAACTCCCCAAACCAAGTCAGAAGTAATCGAATTTGGACAAGAAATTCCTAAAAAAAACCCAGCAACTCAACCTGTTGCTGAAATTACAATCTCACAAGTAGCTCAAACTCCTTTTACTGAAGTTCCCGCGATAGAAGCAATTACTTCGACAGTTAACCAATCAAGTGAAACAAATGTGGTTAACAGTCGTGGAGAAGTAGAAATGCCAACCCAAACAGTTAGCCAAGAAATAACTAACGAACCAGCACAAAATTCAAATTGTGCGGCACAAAATCCAGACAATCGAGAAGTATCTAATCAAGGAGCAGAATTATTAGCTCAAACTCGTAATTGTCCCCGTCCCCAACCAATTCAACCTTTAGTTTTACCAGATATTACGTTTGAAGAAGCGGGTTCATCTCCAGCTTTGAGCATTTACATTCCCGTTGGTTTTGGTGCAGATGGTGGCACATTATTTGTGAGTGGAACTTACCAAGCTAGCGTCCGCGACGATGATGGCGATGTCGCTACATTTGGCGCAGGTTTAGGTTTGGGAAATGCTAGAGAAGCAGTGGGAGTAGAACTATCTTATGCTTTTGAAACCGAAGATACAGATGACTTTGGTGCAGGGGGTTTTAATGCGAAAGTGCATCGTCAGTTAGGACGAGATTTGTCAGTTGCTGTCGGTTGGAATGGTTTTGCAAATATCGGTGATAATGATTTCGACCATTCAGTTTATGGAGTAGCAACGACCGTTTTACGCACCAGAGAATCAATTAACGATCCTTTCAGTCGGGTTGCTTTAACACTTGGTGTTGGTACGGGACAATTTAGCGAACATGACGATGACGATGATGATGGCGTAAATGTGTTTGGTAATGTGGCTATTCGCGTCAATCGTCCGATTAGTTTGATTACAGAATGGTCGGGAGACGATTTAGGTTTTGGTTTATCGATCGCGCCGTTTAAAAATATACCTTTTGTAATTACTCCCGCAGTTCGTGATGTAATTGGTGAAGGTGACGAACCGAGATTTGTTTTAGGTGCTGGTACGGCAATTAAGTTTTAG
- a CDS encoding DUF4112 domain-containing protein: MNIDERLKTLKRIRKLSRLMDTAIGIPGTKFRIGIDPILGIIPGAGDLVSTAFSAYIIYLATRFGIPGEDLRKMIYNVGLEFVIGTVPLFGDIFDAFYKSNIRNLEILEKHLMVTEPEVEEAAAEYTDELTRPLLIK; this comes from the coding sequence ATGAACATCGACGAACGCTTAAAAACACTCAAACGCATCCGTAAACTTAGTCGTTTGATGGATACCGCGATTGGTATTCCCGGTACTAAGTTTCGCATCGGTATCGACCCGATTCTTGGTATTATCCCAGGTGCTGGCGATTTGGTTAGTACCGCATTTTCCGCATATATTATTTATCTAGCTACTCGTTTTGGCATTCCTGGCGAAGATTTGCGGAAAATGATTTACAATGTGGGCTTGGAATTTGTCATTGGGACAGTTCCGTTATTTGGCGATATTTTTGACGCTTTTTATAAGTCTAATATTCGTAATTTAGAAATTCTGGAAAAACATTTAATGGTGACTGAACCGGAAGTAGAAGAAGCTGCGGCTGAATATACTGATGAGTTGACTCGACCGTTGCTGATTAAATAA
- the mtnA gene encoding S-methyl-5-thioribose-1-phosphate isomerase encodes MNSPVYPIVWQENKVRLIDQTCLPGKYAVVEISRAEDMARAIKTMIVRGAPAIGVAAAYGMYLGATEIETSDRQEFLRQLDRVAEMLRQTRPTAVNLFWAIARSLKTAYETLGTIADIRAALLTTAQNIQAEDLQTCQAIGDRGLTVLPSNPQKLTLLTHCNAGSLATAGYGTALGVIRSAWRENRLTRVFADETRPRLQGAKLTAWECVQEGIPVTVITDSMAAHCLKENKIDAIVVGADRIAANGDTANKIGTYSLAVVAKAHNVPFFVAAPLSTIDFELATGAEIPIEERDSEEIYQIGETRICPQGVEYYNPAFDVTPAELITAIITEKGAVKPEQLPQLTEQVAV; translated from the coding sequence ATGAATTCCCCAGTTTATCCGATAGTTTGGCAAGAAAACAAGGTAAGATTAATCGATCAAACCTGCTTACCTGGTAAATACGCAGTTGTGGAAATTAGTCGCGCTGAAGACATGGCGCGAGCAATTAAGACTATGATTGTCAGAGGTGCGCCAGCGATCGGTGTCGCGGCAGCTTATGGTATGTATTTAGGTGCAACGGAGATCGAAACTAGCGATCGCCAAGAATTTTTACGTCAACTCGATCGCGTAGCTGAGATGTTGCGGCAAACCCGCCCCACCGCAGTAAACTTATTTTGGGCGATCGCGCGATCTCTAAAAACTGCTTACGAAACTCTCGGTACAATCGCAGACATTCGCGCCGCTTTACTCACCACCGCTCAGAATATTCAAGCCGAAGACTTACAAACTTGTCAAGCGATCGGCGATCGCGGCTTAACCGTCTTACCCAGCAACCCACAAAAACTAACCCTGCTTACCCACTGTAACGCAGGTTCCCTCGCCACCGCCGGATACGGCACAGCATTAGGCGTAATTCGCTCGGCATGGCGCGAAAACCGCTTAACGAGAGTTTTCGCCGACGAAACCCGTCCGCGTCTCCAAGGCGCAAAATTGACCGCCTGGGAATGCGTTCAGGAAGGCATACCAGTCACCGTAATTACTGATAGTATGGCAGCCCATTGCCTGAAAGAAAACAAAATTGATGCGATCGTTGTCGGTGCAGACAGAATTGCCGCAAATGGAGATACTGCTAATAAAATAGGCACTTATTCCCTAGCAGTTGTCGCTAAAGCGCATAACGTTCCCTTTTTCGTTGCTGCACCCCTTTCTACAATAGATTTTGAATTAGCAACTGGCGCAGAAATTCCCATCGAAGAAAGAGATTCCGAGGAAATTTATCAAATCGGCGAAACCCGAATTTGTCCCCAAGGCGTAGAATATTACAACCCCGCCTTTGACGTTACTCCTGCGGAATTAATTACCGCAATTATCACCGAAAAAGGCGCAGTTAAACCCGAACAATTGCCACAATTAACCGAACAAGTAGCAGTTTAA